The region TTTTTTCTTCAGAAGCATTCAATGCATTAAATCCGGCAAACAGATATTGCTTATTAACAACAGAATTCGAAAAATGAATCAGATTTTCTACCGCTTGACGGTAAATTAATCCTTGGTAACCAATCCCTTTTTTTAACAAATGAGCATATAATGATTGGTAATAATGTGGTAGGAGTTTCCAAAAATCAATATAATTTTCAAGCAACTGAGTTTTGTTTTCTACTTCGATTCCCCATTTTTTGATGTCTTCAATGTCCTTCAAATAAGACAAAACATGAGATGGATCCAATAAATAGCGGTCAATTTCATTAAAATCTTGCAGCAGCATTTTGGCCCAATTAGCAAACAACTCAAATGATTGTTGATTGGATTTCTCCGTTATGGATAAATAAACTTCATAAAACTCAAATAGTAATTCGATAGGATCTACAGAACGAATACCGGCAATATCCTGAATAAAATCCTCAATACTAATAATTTCTGGTGAAAGAATATTTGTTGGAACTTGTTTTTTTAAGGCCTCGACTAAGAATATCTTGGCTCTTTTATTTGGCAAAACTACTATGGTATTCGATAACTTATCGGAGTAATCTTGAACTAAAACTTGCGCTATTTTATCTAAAAAAGAAGAATCTATCATTTTATAAAAATAAAAAAACGCCCCGATAAATCGGGACGTTTCTCATAAATATTTTAGGAAAAAATTATTCTTTGATTAAAGAAACTTCAACTCTTCTGTTGTTAGCTTTTCCTTTAGCAGTTTTGTTGCTATCAATTGGTTTAGTTTCACCATAACCAGTAGATCTTAATCTGCTAGCATCAATACCGTTTTCAATTAAGTAATTTTTAACCGCTGCAGCTCTGTTTTCAGATAAAGATTGGTTTAATGCATTACTTCCATCGCTATCAGTATGTCCTTCAATCATAAAGTTTGAATTAGGATATTCTTTCAAGATATCAGCGATTGATTTCAAAACAGTATAAGATTGTTTTTTGAAAGTAGATTTTCCAGAATCAAACAAAATTACTTTACCATAATCGTTCAATTGTTTCATAACCTCAGCCGAAACTTCAGGACAACCTTTGTTACTTGCTGGACCAGGAACTGTAGGACAAGCATCATCTTTGTCTAAAACGCCATCTCCATCAGTATCAGGCCATGGGCAACCTCCGTTTTCTTTTGGACCTTTCACTGTAGGACATTTGTCGTCTTTATCAGCAATTCCGTCTCCATCAGTATCAGGGCATCCTTTCAAAGAAGCTAAACCAGCAACATCTGGACAAGCATCATCTTTATCAGCGATTCCATCTCCGTCAGTATCAGGACATCCATTTAATTCTTTTGGACCTGCAACATCTGGACAAGCATCATCTTTGTCTGGAATACCATCTCCATCAGTATCAGGACAACCTTGGAATTCTTTTAAACCAGCAACTTCTGGACAAGCATCATCTTTATCATAAATACCATCTCCGTCAGTATCTTTACCTCCAAACTTGAAGATGATACCAGCAGAATGTTGAAAGTGAGTTGGAGCATCTGGAGTACCAGAAGCATCTTCTCTGTCTCCAAATGATTTTTTATACTTTGTAGCAAGTTCTAAACCAACATTTTCAGTAAGCCAAAATGTCAAACCAGCTCCTGGATTTAATGTTCCATAACTACTATCTCCAAAGAAAGTATAACCTCCTCCAACAGATAAAGACGGATCAATTACTTTAGAGTTAATTAAGTTCATGAAGCTATATTTGATAGTAGCATCAATTCCATAATACATCAAGTCTCCTGGATTAGTAACCATTAATGCACCATTAGTATCTCTCATTACATACTTGTCAATTTTGTTTACTGAACCAGCAACTCCAAAAGAGAAATTATCTCCTATGTATTTCGATACACTTAGATATGATACAGAAGGAAGTATGTTCCAATTGTCTTTCACAGCAAATGGTTGTGAGAAATGACGGTCTAACCATCCGTTACCACCACCAGCACTTGTTCTAGTGTCTACGGCATTCGCTCCAAAGGAGATAGCCCACGGGTTGTTACTATCTTGTGCGTGAGAACTTAATCCCATAGTCATCAATACAGCAACTAAAAGTTTGTTAAGATGTTTCATACTTATTATTTTTAATTACAATTTAGTTAATTACTAACAAAAGTAGCCCGTAAATTTTTAACTACAAAAAAAAATGTTAATAAAATACGAAAAAAAATACCAAAACTAGCTAAAAATAAGCACTATACAACCTTCAAAGCCTTGCCAACCTCAATAAATGCGCCTATTGCCTTATCCAAATGCTCTTTGGTATGTGCTGCAGATAATTGCACTCTAATCCTTGCTTTGTCCTTTGGAACAACAGGAAAAAAGAATCCAATTACATAAATTCCCTTTTTCAACAACTCATCTGCCATTGTTTGAGACAATTTTGCATCATACAACATCACAGGAACAATAGCAGAATCTCCGTCTACAATATCAAAACCTGCTTTTTTCATTCCTTCTTTGAAGTAATTTGTATTCCACTCCAATTTATCTCTTAAAGTGGTGTCTTTTTCTAATAATTCAAAAACCTTGATTGAAGCTCCCACAATGGCAGGTGCCAATGAATTGGAGAACAGATATGGTCTGGAACGTTGACGTAACAATTCAATTATTTCTTTCTTGGCTGTAGTATAACCACCCATAGCTCCTCCTAATGCTTTCCCAAGTGTGCCTGTGATAATATCCACTCTTCCCATCACTCCTTTAGCTTCCAGTGTTCCTTTGCCTGTTGCACCTATAAAACCTGCTGCATGGCATTCATCCACCATAACCATGGCATCATATTTATCTGCTAAATCACAAATTTTATCCAAAGGCGCAACAACACCATCCATAGAGAATACACCATCAGTCACAATTATTTTAAAACGACTTCCAGCCTCATTAGCTTTGATCAGTTGTTGTTCCAAATCCTCCATATTACTATTTTCATAACGGTAGCGAGACGCTTTACACAAACGTACACCGTCAATAATAGAAGCATGATTTAAACTATCCGAAATAATCGCATCTCCTTCACCTAATAAAGGCTCAAAAACACCTCCATTTGCATCAAAAGCAGCAGCATAAAGAATTGTATCTTCTGTTCCGTAAAACTCCGAAATTTTCCTTTCTAATGTTTTATGAATATCTTGTGTTCCACAAATGAAACGTACAGATGACATTCCGAAACCATGTGTATCCATCGCATCTTTGGCAGCTTGAATCACCTCTGGATGAGATGACAAACCTAAATAATTATTGGCACAAAAATTCAAAACCGTTTCTCCTGTCGAAATCGTAATTTCTGCTCCTTGAGGAGATGTTATGATTCTTTCTTTTTTAAATATTCCGTTGTCTTCAATAGTTTGCAATTCATTTTGAAGATGTTCTTTAATTTTCCCGTACATTTTTAAGCTTTTTAGTTTTTATAATTTAGTTCTGTTGCCATTTTAGCTTACAAAGCTACTACATCAATTTCTTTTCCGATATAAATTAGCGATTTTTTTATCACTTTATACCCCATTAATTCAATAGCACTTTGGTAATTCTCTAGTTGTATTTTGTATTTCGGATTATGAGTTCCTGTTTTATAATCTAATAGAAAAACTTCTTTCGCTTTAGTTAAAACCATTCGATCCGGCTTTATGGTGCTTCCCTCTTTTTGAATGATGGTTTGTTCGTTCAAAACAATATTCCCTTCCTCAAAAAACAGTTCCAATTCTTTATGATTGACAATGTCCTGAATCGTTTGATAGACCACCTCTTTTTGACCAAAATTAATCAATCCGTTTTCGATAGCTTTAGCAACAGCCAAGTCCACATCTTCTTTTGTTTTCACAAATGATAAAATTTCATGTACCAGGTTTCCGTACTCAATGGATTCCTGCTGATGCGTTCCCCACATTAAAGCTTCGCGCTGGGCGATTTTTATATTCTTAGGATTTAAAGTTTCTGCCGCTACTTCAATCTTTTTTGAAGCATCAACATGCTTTGAAGCTGAAGATAATTTTTTAGAATTTCCAAACTCATACTCCAATTTATTTTCATCGAATTCGCTGTAATTCATTAAATAATTAATAAAGAAAGTCGACATATCATTAGTCTTTACCTCTCCTTTACTCGTCAGATTCATATTTGAAATAACATACAATTGTTCTTCTGCACGAGTTAAAGCCACGTACAAAACATTGACATT is a window of Flavobacterium acetivorans DNA encoding:
- a CDS encoding OmpA family protein; protein product: MKHLNKLLVAVLMTMGLSSHAQDSNNPWAISFGANAVDTRTSAGGGNGWLDRHFSQPFAVKDNWNILPSVSYLSVSKYIGDNFSFGVAGSVNKIDKYVMRDTNGALMVTNPGDLMYYGIDATIKYSFMNLINSKVIDPSLSVGGGYTFFGDSSYGTLNPGAGLTFWLTENVGLELATKYKKSFGDREDASGTPDAPTHFQHSAGIIFKFGGKDTDGDGIYDKDDACPEVAGLKEFQGCPDTDGDGIPDKDDACPDVAGPKELNGCPDTDGDGIADKDDACPDVAGLASLKGCPDTDGDGIADKDDKCPTVKGPKENGGCPWPDTDGDGVLDKDDACPTVPGPASNKGCPEVSAEVMKQLNDYGKVILFDSGKSTFKKQSYTVLKSIADILKEYPNSNFMIEGHTDSDGSNALNQSLSENRAAAVKNYLIENGIDASRLRSTGYGETKPIDSNKTAKGKANNRRVEVSLIKE
- the kbl gene encoding glycine C-acetyltransferase, which produces MYGKIKEHLQNELQTIEDNGIFKKERIITSPQGAEITISTGETVLNFCANNYLGLSSHPEVIQAAKDAMDTHGFGMSSVRFICGTQDIHKTLERKISEFYGTEDTILYAAAFDANGGVFEPLLGEGDAIISDSLNHASIIDGVRLCKASRYRYENSNMEDLEQQLIKANEAGSRFKIIVTDGVFSMDGVVAPLDKICDLADKYDAMVMVDECHAAGFIGATGKGTLEAKGVMGRVDIITGTLGKALGGAMGGYTTAKKEIIELLRQRSRPYLFSNSLAPAIVGASIKVFELLEKDTTLRDKLEWNTNYFKEGMKKAGFDIVDGDSAIVPVMLYDAKLSQTMADELLKKGIYVIGFFFPVVPKDKARIRVQLSAAHTKEHLDKAIGAFIEVGKALKVV